From the genome of Symphalangus syndactylus isolate Jambi chromosome 5, NHGRI_mSymSyn1-v2.1_pri, whole genome shotgun sequence, one region includes:
- the CD276 gene encoding CD276 antigen isoform X2, protein MLHRRGSPGMGVHVGAALGALWFCLTGALEVQVPEDPVVALVGADATLRCSFSPEPGFSLAQLNLIWQLTDTKQLVHSFAEGQDQGSAYANRTALFPDLLAQGNASLRLQRVRVADEGSFTCFVSIRDFGSAAVSLQVAGAVEVQVPEDPVVALVGTDATLRCSFSPEPGFSLAQLNLIWQLTDTKQLVHSFTEGRDQGSAYANRTALFPDLLAQGNASLRLQRVRVADEGSFTCFVSIRDFGSAAVSLQVAAPYSKPSMTLEPNKDLRPGDTVTITCSSYRGYPEAEVFWQDGQGAPLTGNVTTSQMANEQGLFDVHSVLRVVLGANGTYSCLVRNPVLQQDAHGSVTITGQPMTFPPEALWVTVGLSVCLVALLVALAFVCWRKIKQSCEEENAGAEDQDGEGEGSKTALQPLKHSDSKEDDGQEIA, encoded by the exons ATGCTGCATCGGCGGGGCAGCCCTGGCATGGGTGTGCACGTGGGTGCAGCCCTGGGAGCACTGTGGTTCTGCCTCACAG gagCCCTGGAGGTCCAGGTCCCTGAAGACCCAGTGGTGGCACTGGTGGGCGCCGATGCCACCCTGCGCTGCTCCTTCTCCCCCGAGCCTGGCTTCAGCCTGGCACAGCTCAACCTCATCTGGCAGCTGACAGATACCAAACAGCTGGTGCACAGCTTTGCCGAGGGCCAGGACCAGGGCAGCGCCTATGCCAACCGCACGGCCCTCTTCCCGGACCTGCTGGCACAGGGCAACGCATCCCTGAGGCTGCAGCGCGTGCGTGTGGCAGACGAGGGCAGCTTCACCTGCTTCGTGAGCATCCGGGACTTCGGCAGCGCTGCAGTCAGCCTGCAGGTGGCCG GAGCCGTGGAGGTCCAGGTCCCTGAGGACCCGGTGGTAGCCCTGGTGGGCACTGATGCCACCCTGCGCTGCTCCTTCTCCCCCGAGCCTGGCTTCAGCCTGGCGCAGCTCAACCTCATCTGGCAGCTGACAGACACCAAACAGCTGGTGCACAGTTTCACCGAGGGTCGGGACCAGGGCAGCGCCTATGCCAACCGCACGGCCCTCTTCCCAGACCTGCTGGCACAGGGCAACGCATCCCTGAGGCTGCAGCGCGTGCGTGTGGCAGACGAGGGCAGCTTCACCTGCTTCGTGAGCATCCGGGATTTCGGCAGCGCTGCAGTCAGCCTGCAGGTGGCCG CTCCCTACTCGAAGCCCAGCATGACCCTGGAGCCCAACAAGGACCTGCGGCCTGGGGACACGGTGACCATCACGTGCTCCAGCTACCGAGGCTACCCTGAGGCTGAGGTGTTCTGGCAGGATGGGCAGGGTGCGCCCCTTACTGGCAACGTGACCACGTCGCAGATGGCCAACGAGCAGGGCTTGTTTGACGTGCACAGCGTCCTGCGGGTGGTGCTGGGTGCGAATGGCACCTACAGCTGCCTGGTGCGCAACCCCGTGCTGCAGCAGGATGCACATGGCTCTGTCACCATCACAG GGCAGCCTATGACATTCCCCCCGGAGGCCCTGTGGGTGACTGTggggctctctgtctgtctcgtTGCACTGCTGGTGGCCCTGGCTTTCGTGTGCTGGAGAAAGATCAAACAGAGCTGTGAGGAGGAGAATGCag GAGCTGAGGACCAGGACGGGGAGGGAGAAGGATCCAAGACAG CCCTGCAGCCTCTGAAACACTCTGACAGCAAAGAAG ATGATGGACAAGAAATAGCCTGA
- the CD276 gene encoding CD276 antigen isoform X1, which yields MLHRRGSPGMGVHVGAALGALWFCLTGALEVQVPEDPVVALVGADATLRCSFSPEPGFSLAQLNLIWQLTDTKQLVHSFAEGQDQGSAYANRTALFPDLLAQGNASLRLQRVRVADEGSFTCFVSIRDFGSAAVSLQVAAPYSKPSMTLEPNKDLRPGDTVTITCSSYRGYPEAEVFWQDGQGAPLTGNVTTSQMANEQGLFDVHSVLRVVLGANGTYSCLVRNPVLQQDAHGSITITPQRSPTGAVEVQVPEDPVVALVGTDATLRCSFSPEPGFSLAQLNLIWQLTDTKQLVHSFTEGRDQGSAYANRTALFPDLLAQGNASLRLQRVRVADEGSFTCFVSIRDFGSAAVSLQVAAPYSKPSMTLEPNKDLRPGDTVTITCSSYRGYPEAEVFWQDGQGAPLTGNVTTSQMANEQGLFDVHSVLRVVLGANGTYSCLVRNPVLQQDAHGSVTITGQPMTFPPEALWVTVGLSVCLVALLVALAFVCWRKIKQSCEEENAGAEDQDGEGEGSKTALQPLKHSDSKEDDGQEIA from the exons ATGCTGCATCGGCGGGGCAGCCCTGGCATGGGTGTGCACGTGGGTGCAGCCCTGGGAGCACTGTGGTTCTGCCTCACAG gagCCCTGGAGGTCCAGGTCCCTGAAGACCCAGTGGTGGCACTGGTGGGCGCCGATGCCACCCTGCGCTGCTCCTTCTCCCCCGAGCCTGGCTTCAGCCTGGCACAGCTCAACCTCATCTGGCAGCTGACAGATACCAAACAGCTGGTGCACAGCTTTGCCGAGGGCCAGGACCAGGGCAGCGCCTATGCCAACCGCACGGCCCTCTTCCCGGACCTGCTGGCACAGGGCAACGCATCCCTGAGGCTGCAGCGCGTGCGTGTGGCAGACGAGGGCAGCTTCACCTGCTTCGTGAGCATCCGGGACTTCGGCAGCGCTGCAGTCAGCCTGCAGGTGGCCG CTCCCTACTCGAAGCCCAGCATGACCCTGGAGCCCAACAAGGACCTGCGGCCTGGGGACACGGTGACCATCACGTGCTCCAGCTACCGAGGCTACCCTGAGGCTGAGGTGTTCTGGCAGGATGGGCAGGGTGCGCCCCTTACTGGCAACGTGACCACGTCGCAGATGGCCAACGAGCAGGGCTTGTTTGACGTGCACAGCGTCCTGCGGGTGGTGCTGGGTGCGAATGGCACCTACAGCTGCCTGGTGCGCAACCCCGTGCTGCAGCAGGACGCGCACGGCTCCATCACCATCACACCCCAGAGAAGCCCCACAG GAGCCGTGGAGGTCCAGGTCCCTGAGGACCCGGTGGTAGCCCTGGTGGGCACTGATGCCACCCTGCGCTGCTCCTTCTCCCCCGAGCCTGGCTTCAGCCTGGCGCAGCTCAACCTCATCTGGCAGCTGACAGACACCAAACAGCTGGTGCACAGTTTCACCGAGGGTCGGGACCAGGGCAGCGCCTATGCCAACCGCACGGCCCTCTTCCCAGACCTGCTGGCACAGGGCAACGCATCCCTGAGGCTGCAGCGCGTGCGTGTGGCAGACGAGGGCAGCTTCACCTGCTTCGTGAGCATCCGGGATTTCGGCAGCGCTGCAGTCAGCCTGCAGGTGGCCG CTCCCTACTCGAAGCCCAGCATGACCCTGGAGCCCAACAAGGACCTGCGGCCTGGGGACACGGTGACCATCACGTGCTCCAGCTACCGAGGCTACCCTGAGGCTGAGGTGTTCTGGCAGGATGGGCAGGGTGCGCCCCTTACTGGCAACGTGACCACGTCGCAGATGGCCAACGAGCAGGGCTTGTTTGACGTGCACAGCGTCCTGCGGGTGGTGCTGGGTGCGAATGGCACCTACAGCTGCCTGGTGCGCAACCCCGTGCTGCAGCAGGATGCACATGGCTCTGTCACCATCACAG GGCAGCCTATGACATTCCCCCCGGAGGCCCTGTGGGTGACTGTggggctctctgtctgtctcgtTGCACTGCTGGTGGCCCTGGCTTTCGTGTGCTGGAGAAAGATCAAACAGAGCTGTGAGGAGGAGAATGCag GAGCTGAGGACCAGGACGGGGAGGGAGAAGGATCCAAGACAG CCCTGCAGCCTCTGAAACACTCTGACAGCAAAGAAG ATGATGGACAAGAAATAGCCTGA